The following nucleotide sequence is from Pedobacter sp. PACM 27299.
ATCCGGTAATAAACCCTGCGGACAGTAGAACTATATAGAATAAGAATTTTTTCATATCAGTATTTTTATTGATCAGCTATTAATATTTAATTACACCTAAAGTCCCAAAAAAGGAACTATTGGTATCTGATGTTTTGAACCATTGACCGTATTCCAAAAGATTGGCATCATAACGGTAATTCATCCCGAAGCTTCCGGTGGTCATGTAGTTGGTTAAGGCTACAATACCAGGAGCAATCGTAGTTCCATTACCATCTCTTCTCAGGTAGGATAAGGTCATATTGCGGTTGGCATCATACGTTGCTTTGTAGACAAAATGCGCCGCGAAGGCAGTAGTTCCGCTCGTATAATTGACGCGCAATACCAATTCCCCTGCTTTCGGGTAAAAGAAAACAACAAAATTGTTCAAAACCCTACTTGATAACCCTGCCAAGCCAGTTTTTGCGGCTGCCCAGGTAGTCATGAAAGTAGCAGACATTCCAGGATTATTATCGGGATCTACACTTAATGAAGTAAACTGACGCGCATTCCCAAAGATGGTAGCCAGATTTACCGGTGCATTCTCTGACAGTGCATAATTGGTGCGATTTCTCAGTTTCGCAAAATCAATTCCATAAGATTGCTTAAAATAAGTGATGACACTTTCTTCTTTCTTGCGGATAAATGCCTGTGCAGTTGCATTAGGAATTTCTCTCTGGATGATGAAAGGAGGGTTTGCAGGATCAGGAATAGAGTCTATTTTTGGCAATACAATACTGTTCACTTTGGCATCATAAGCTGCCTTTCCCTCTGTCAACATGATAGAAGTCATCTCTGCATAATCTTCTCCAGGAGCAGCCTGAGCATACTGACTAATGTAACCAGCGGCATTTGCATTGGCTAAAGTGGTGTTATTCCAATCTGCAGTATATCCTCCTGGTGTAATTTTCTCAAACTCTTTCGCATAACTGATGGTCTGGTTTAAGATGTGGGTAAACTCATGGTGAATGGTTTTCAACACGGGTTTAATGATATTTCTATCGGTCTTTACAAAGTTATTGATATTGAACAAAGTAACCCTGTTGCCACCTTCAGCCTCACCAAGTGTTACCGTACCACCAGCATTGTATTGTAAACTCCCTACTAAAAGGTATTGGCGGGGTGCAAATTGCTTGATAAAACCTAATCCGGCTTCTGCGGTATACACATCAATCCATCCTGCTTTCACAATTTCCATCACTGGCTGTACTTTTTCCGCTCTTGGCGGCACCAGGGTTTTAGATAAATCCAGTTCTGATCCATCCCAACGGTACTTCACATCGATATTGAAAGGCTTAGTGAAGTTTTCTGCAAGCCAGCTATCTAATGGGCCATTTACCCAGGTATCTCCACCTAAACCGACAATTTCCCGGTTGAGGTTCTCTGATTTCTTACAAGAAGCCAGGGTTAACATCAGCCCGGCAGTCAATAATATATTTAATTTCTTCATTACAAACAGGTTAAAAGATTAACGTGGATTCAATTCCACACCGGACAAGGATACTTCTGGAGGTAACTGGCAAAGTCTTCTAGGATCATTTGCCGGTAATACCCTAACGGTACCATCCAGGTCAATATGAGTAACTGGGATATTTAAGCGTTTAATATCCAGCCATCTCATTCCTTCATGAACAAATTCAGCAGCTTTAAAGTCTAATACTGCTTTTAAATATGCCTGTTGCGGATCTGAGATTGTCGCGATGTAAAAGTTCTTAATTTTCGCATCGGTTAAGTCATGTGTTGCAGGAACATAACCGTTTACCCTTACACTAATTAGCGTGTTGAGATCTGCCAGGGCAGCGGTATAGTTACCTTTCATCACATTGGCTTCTGCTCTGTTCATCAGCACTTCTTCAGTTGTCAATAGTGGCACCATTGCATAATAAGTACCCGTAGTTGCGTTGATGGTCGTTCTAACGAAATGCGCATAAAACTTATTTACAAAATAAAAAGTACTGGAAGTTGAATACTTCTTAAAGGCAGAAAAGTTGACACCTACCGGAGCCGTCAGGTTATTTAACTTTACCTGAGGCATAGAATACCTTGTATTGTAATAGTTATTGGCAATTCTTGAAACCGTTTCACCAAGTAATAAATTTCCTGGATTAGTACCTGCAGTATAATTAATTCTGGTTTCCGATACGTCTAAATTCGCATAAGCAAACCAAGGTCGTACATTGGAAGCGAATTCATTAGAAGGGAAGGTTTCATTTGCTTCAGAAATTACTTTATCATATTCTCTTTTGTTCAAATAAAAGCGGGAAGCAAATGCATGAGCTGCCTTTTTAGTGAAATGGTAAGCAGGAGCAGCATAGTTATCAACGATTAATGGAAGACCTTCTGTCAGGTCTTTCTCAATCTGTTCGTATACATAAGCCACTGTTTTGCGCTCGTAATTCTTCAATACTACCGTTTCTGGTTCCGTTACATAAGGGATACCAGGATCAACCGCAGCAGTTGCCGGATCGTAAGCTTTTGAATAATAAGTAACGAGCATAAAGTGCGCATATGCTCTGGCTACCAATGCTTCTCCTTTTTGCGCCTTGTAAGATTCAGGATTTGTGGCTTTATTACAAGCGTCTAATGCTTGATTTGCAGCTGCGATGGCTGTATAGCAGGCACCCCAGTAATAATTCGGTGAATCCTGAGAGATATCTTCCGGATCTTTCCAGAAATAACCACCGATATTGATGTTATTGACCGCACCAGCAATACTATTGTCGATTACATTATCAGACATAGACTCGCTCCAAAGGAAAAGATTAGCTCTTGGATAGGCAGTAACCAATAATTCTGAAACTTTTTCCGGCGTATTTAACTTAGTACGCTGATCTGGCACTTGCTCCAGGTATTTTTTACATCCGGTGAAAAGAAAGATCACCGCAAGAATAAAGTATATATTATATTTTTTCATTGGAATATAATTTAAATTTTTAGGTTATTAAATGATCCTGTTAAATGCCCACTTTTAGAGATAGCGTGATCTGCTTAGGAATCGGCATTGCCACCCCACCAGAACTAAAGAATTCCGGATCCTGACCTTTCAATTTCTTATCCGCATAGATCAACCATAGGTTATTTCCCACCAATGACAGCGACAAATTATTCCCACCAATCGATTTAATCCACTTTGCAGGGAGGTTGTAAGCCAATGAAACGCTTTTTAAACGTACAAATGAGCCATCAGCAACGCGATCTGTAGAGTAGTTGTAAGCGGTGTAAGGATATTTTCCATTTAAGGCATTTTGCAACAGGTAATCTGCAACAGAAGGGACATTTGTTGCATTTTGATCCAATGGCAATGACCATCTGTTTAAGAATTCTTTAGGCAAAGCATCATCGTCAGAATATCTGGCCTGGAATGCATTGTTCAGACGGATTTTATTGCCTGCCTGATAAGATACAAATACGTTTAAAGTGAAATCTTTGTAGCTGAAATTGTTCATTAAACCACCGGTAATGGTTGGATCTACGGAACCTTCATATTTCAGGAAACCACTATTAGAACTTTGCACATAAACACTATTGCTGACTTCCCCATCTTCGTTTACAAATGTTGGCACTCCAACTTTGTCTAAAGCCTGGAAATCGATAGAATACAAACCTCTTACCGCTCCACCTAGCTTAGGACCGCCTTCAGGAACGATTAAGTCATAGATCCGCGGTGTACTTTTCAGGTTTACAATTTTGTTGGTGTTGTAACCAAATGTAAAGTTCGTTTTCCAGCTGAAGTCATTTCTTCTCAAAATCGGACCACCTAAAGTAACCTCGAAACCTGATGAATTCATGTCTGCATAGTTGGCCAGTTTAGTGGTTTGTCCACCGATACCAGAAGTTCTGATTGCAGAAATCAGATCAAATCCTTTACGGTTATAATAATCTACACTTAGGTTAATTTTGCTATCAAATAATCCAATATCAAAACCAATGTTGGCTTCATATTGCTTTTCCCAGGTTAATTCTGAGTTTTCCAAGTCGTCAATAACGATCCTTGGTTCTACTTCAGAAAGCACCGGACGACGTGTAGAACTGTTTTGGAACACTACAGATGAATTTGTGGCACTTCCCATACTCGCAGTTAGTCCGTAACCACCTCTAAGTTTCAGATAAGAGATCTGACTTACATTCTTCATGAAGTCTTCTTGATCAATGTTCCATGCCGCACTTGTAGTCCAGGTTGGCAGCCATCTCGCTACTGCAGATTCTCCCAATCTGTTAGAACCGTCATAACGAGCGGTTGCACTGAATACATATTTGCCACTATAAGAATACGTTCCATTCAAAAAGAAGGAAGCATATCTATCATACAACTCATTCATCCCGTAGTAGTTGAAGTTTCCTTCCAAGGTTTGTTTGATGATGCGATAGTCGATAAATGGCACACCACCTTTGTCATATTGGTAACCGTAACCATTGCTAAAGCTGTTTTTACGGTCTGTAAATTTGATTTCCTGTCCGGCTAATGCGCTGAACAAATGTTTGTGGTTGATTTCTTTTTTCCAATCCAACTGATTTCTAACGTAGAAATTTAGCAAATTGTCATCATTTCTGTTGTAAAAACCACCCTGCGGCAATACGATTTGCTTATCAATATCTTCCGGGTGACTAGGGTCTTTATACAAAAAGTCGTTTTTATTTCTGATGGTATTTGTTGGCGCATAGCGATAGGCATTGGCCATGTTTGAATATTCAGTTACACGGTGTTCTCTGGTTGTTTTCACATAACGCAGTGCTCCTAATGACTTAAAATTCAGATTTTCTGTAATTTTGATACCCAGTTCAGCCTGTAACTTCATGTCTAGCATGTCCAGTTTAATCTTGTTATTTTCCTGCTCCTGAATGATGTTAAAGGGTGCATAGTTTTTTGGGAAAAAGTCTAATTCACCATTTTCATCATAAGCAGTTAAGGCTCTACTTGTATTTAAAGCATAACTGAAAGGGTTGATGTCAAATGAACGGGTATATTTTCCTTCTACTACGTTGCTCGTACGGCCCAACGTTCCTGGTGCATCCTGCTGTCTCAAGGAACCTGTAGCGATTACACCAAGGGAAACACGGTCTGAAAGTTTATAGTCGTTACGTACATTCATGGTGTAACGCTTCACTTTATCAGCAATAGACCAGCCATTGTCATTATAAAAACCGGTAGAGAAATAACTTCTTGCTTTTTCTGTACCCGAAGAGATACTTACCGTATGCTCCTGAACTAATGAATTTTTGAACAAAAGATCAAACCAATCCGTATTGGTATTGACAAATCTACCCAGATAGTTAGCACGATCTTGCGTCGTATTGTTCAAGCCAAACTCACCTGATGTTTTGTCATATCCTTTAATCAACTTCCACATTTTAGTGTATACTCCACCATCTGCATTATTGGCGATACTGATGCCCAGACCTCCCTTGCGGGCGATTTCCGAATACACAGACATCTGATCTGCAGAATTCATGATGTTATAAGTATCATAAGTAGGCTTTAGGAAGGTAGAGAAGTTTCCAGTATAAGAAACGACAGTTTTCCCGATACGCCCTTTTTTAGTCGTGATCACTACCACACCATTCATCGCTCTTGCCCCATATAAAGCGGTTGCAGAAGCATCTTTCAGGATGTTAAAGCTTTCAATATCATCTGCGTTAATTCCTGCAAGAGAAGAACCAATCAGTGTAGAAGCATCACCGCTTGACAGCTGATCGTTGGAGATGTTGACCACATCTTCCAATACCACTCCATCCACTACAAATAGCGGTTTATTCTCTCCAGAGATCGATGTTGCCCCACGAACACGAATTTTTGGTGCGGCACCAAATGTTCCGGAAACGTTCTGAACGGATACACCGGCCACTTTACCTTCCAGCATTCTGGTTACATCAATTACCCCGTCCTGTTTTACATCAGTTCCACTGATACTGGTTGCCGAACCCGTAAATAATTTCTTATTAATAGTCTGATACCCAGTAACGACAACCTCATTTAATTTATTCTGATCTTCTTCCAGAATGATGTTAAACTGAGTTTTTGCAGCAGTTACCTGTGCTTCGATCGATTTATAACCGATATAAGAGAAAACCAAAGTAGCTCCTTCCGGAACGCTGATGCTAAATTCGCCGTTTCCATTGGTAGAAACACCATTTTTAGTTCCTTTTTCCTGTACATTGATTCCTGCAACCGCATCAGCAGCGCCAGAACTTAATTTAAGTTTGACACTTCCTTTTGCCGTAATATTTTTATTCTTAGTGTTGCTGCTGACTGGTCTGATCAGTTTACTCAGGATCACTTTTTTTCCAGTGATCACATAAGCGATACCGCTAGGTTCTAATTGTTTTAAAACCTGGTCAATAGATTTAGATTCGGTATTTACCTCCACACTGGTATTCTTGTTTACTTCTGAGGCATCATAAACAAAGTTCACTTTGTACTGTTTTTCCAGTCTTTTCAGCAGAAATTCCAATGTTTCCATCTTCATCTGCATCTCTCTAAAGGCAAAACCAGTTGAGGAATTGAGTAAAATCAACATGGCTAATAGCCAGGTGATTCCATTCCGTCCCCCTCTTCTTTTGTAGAAGTTTTTAATCATAATTGAAAGTTTAGGTTGGTTAATAGTTAGTTACTGTTTTATTATTATCTGATTATCGTGGTGGTCAATAGTAATTTTATAGGTCATTTTCAAAACATCAAGTACATCGGCCAAGGGGTCATTTTTAAAGTTTGCATTGAGCTTTTTGATATTCGAAATATTCCCTTGAATAGTGATTTTAACGCCATACTGCTGTTCTATTAAGGCGCAGACTTCTGGTAAAGTAGCGTCTACAAAGTTGAGTTCTTTATACAGCCAATTAGAATTGGTTTGTGTGTCCAGTCCTAGATATTTTTGAATTTTACCAGTTTTCTGGTTAAATCGGATCGCCATTCCTTTTTCCAGAATATGGCCGGGATCATGGTCCGTACTTTCGAACATCACCTTTCCTGTTTTAACTTCAAGGGCAATGGTGCTATCAATATTTTGAATGTTAAAGGTGGTTCCCAATACCTGAACGGCTGATTTATTGATCAGCACGGTAAAAGGATGCGCCGGATCTTTGGCGATATCAAAAAAAGCTTCTCCCTTTAAAAGAAAGAATTTTCGCTGCGATTTACTGAAAGTAGTCGCATATTTGATTTGTGTGTGCTTGTTTAAGAATATTTTAGAGCCATCTACCAGCAGTATAGAATCCTGCTGATCATTAGTGCTTCTAAAGATAAAAGCTTCAGATTTTAGCTCTCTATAGCCCCATAAACCTGCCATACCGAACACCAGTACTGCGGCAGCAGCTCTCCACCATAATTTATAGGTTTTTGCAGGGGCAGTATATTGGATTTTTTCTTCTAATCGGGCAGTAAAAGCGGCAACTGCCTGATCAAGATCCCTACCTGTATAGCGTTCTTCTACATTTGCTGATTGCTCCCAAATGCGCTTAATACTTTTATATTCTTCTTCATTAGCTACATTTAATCCTCTCCAGGCCGATAACTGCGCTTGCAAAGCTGTATCTTCCGGATGGTTTAATGCATTTATAATCAGAGAATAGTGATCTTGGTGTTCCATGCCTTTTTTTAGAGATAGACACGGCCAAAATCAAATACCCTTGCTCGGGCTGATTATTTTTTCAATAATTTATTTGACAAGGAAAAAGCAAGCTACTAACCCCGCCGATATAAGCCCCGATAAAGCGAATCTATAGTTCATTGGTTTTTCTTTTTTAAACAGGTGATACCCAACAAAACCAAGAATAAAAACTTGTAATAACATCAATGGAATGGTGACCAGCTCCGCTACAGCACCGACCACAACTGAATTTATGCCCGCAAGAACGCCGCTAAACATCAAAGAGAAATACACAGAAGACAAAATTGCGGCTATAAAGACCTTTTTATCGGCAGTCATTTGAGCAGTTGTGATCATAAATTTAGGATTTAGGTTTAAATACAAGGTATATTTTTTTACCAATATAAAGCACAACACCATACCCTTTAGAAAGTTTTAACTATTTCTCCAATAAGAACCAACTGAGATAGCTCAGCAAGAGGAGTATACCCAACAAGTTTGCCCTTAGAATTTTTAAGGCTTTAGCGATATGCCCTTCCACAGTTTTTTCTGAAATTTGCAGTTCTTCAGCAATCTGACGGTATTTTAGCCCTTCAAAACGGTTCATTTTAAATACCGTTTTACATTGAGGAGGCAGGCTTTCTATGGCCTTGGCTATCTTTCTTTTCAGTTCTTCCTCTTCCAGTAGAGTATTGACAAATTCCGGACTGGCAGCTTTAGAAAACTGGTCATAATGTTTGCTTTGTGTTTTCTGATTGCGGAGTTTATTCAGGGATTCATTGCCCACAGAACGATACAGGTATCTTTCAAATTCTGCAATCTGATCAAACCTGTTTTCATTTTCCCAAAGTCTTAAAAAAACATCCTGAATCACTTCTTCTGCCAAGTAATCATCCCTAACAATCTTTAAGGAGGTCATAAACAGCCTTTTAAAGTAATGACGATATAATTTGGTAAAGACCGCGACGCTATTCTCCCTGTTTTCTCCTAAAAATTCTTCTTCTATCAATAATGAGATAGTTCCCTCGCCGTCCATATTACAATTATAACAGAATTCTGTATATAATTATATTATTTTTTCGTGTCAAATACTTAATACAAAATTAGATAGAGGTACACATAAACCACCGGCGCAGACATTAATAGACCATCGAAACGATCCAAAAGGCCTCCATGACCGGGTAAAATATCTCCAGAATCTTTCACATTCAAACTTCTTTTCAGCATAGATTCTACCAGATCTCCTAAAGTTCCAAAACTGGATATTAAAACTGCCATTCCTCCAAGGGTTAAAAAAGACAGCTCTGTAAAGTAAATAGAAAGGATATAAGCAACTACTACACTCGTAAATACTCCGCCAAAGAAGCCTTCCCATGATTTCTTAGGAGAATGACGTTCAAATAGCCTTGTTTTACCAAATTTAGAGCCGAAAAGGTAAGCTCCAGTATCATTTGCCCACAACATCAGCATGAAAGCCAATGGCAAATGAAAACTATAATCAGGGATATGCCCAATAAAACCTAGCGCATAAAAGAAACAAAAAGGAACGGTCACATACATAAAACCTACAAAGGTGTAAGAGATATTGGCAAAGGGTATTTTATCCTTTTTATAAAGCTCTGAGATAAATACAGCGAAGATCAAAGGGACCAGCAGCAGTAAAAATTTGGTTTCAAACTGCAGGAAATGATAACCGGCAATCATGAAAAAGATCAGCGCTGCGGCAACCATGGCGATATTGCGGTGTGGCCTGATTCCTGTCGTTTTGATGAGTTTAAAAAACTCCCATAAGGCAGCCAGACTCAGCAATAGGTAAAAAGCAGAATAGACGTAAGGTCCTAAAAACATGGATCCTAACATCACTATGGTAAAAAAGAAAGCTGTAATCGCTCTTGTTTTCATGCGTAAAAGTGTAATTGTGGTAATTTATGCGATCTCGTTATCTTTGATATAAGCGTTTGCTTTTTCTACATTATCCGGGTGTACCAGGATGTGAATCGTTCCGAAAACTTTATAAGAAGAGTCTTGCTGATTCATCACCACTGCAGGAATATCATTTTCCGATAGTCCTTGTTTTAAGATTTCTGCGGTAAAAGGATCTTCGGTACTAAATACTTTTGTCCAATTGTTTTCCATCTGCTTTTAATGATTTATTTTTAAAATATTTGAATACCAGGAATGTTAAAATCACACTGATCAGCACCCCATACCATTGAAAATTGGTGGTTTTATTCGCTTCCGACAAAGGTATATTGTTTTTTTGCATATACCATGCTCCGGTTACGGCATAAGCGTTATTTACAAAATGGGCGAACATAGAGTACCACAAGCTCTGCGTCCAGAAGTAAATGTAACCAAAGGCTGCCCCAAGAAGTAAACGCGGTAAAAACCCATAAAACTGGATGTGGATCGCACTAAAAATGAAGGCAGTGAACCAGATTACAAAATGCGGGTTTTGAAACATTCTACCCAGAGATCGCTGAATAGCGCCTCTAAAGATCATTTCCTCGGCAATGGCAGGCAAAATAGCAATCAACAAAATACTGATTAAATAATCCCCAATATCGTTAATCTTTAAAAGATTTACCATGGTTTCCGTGTTCTTATCCTCCTGAGCCCTCATCCATTCTTCCACTGGTTTCAAAAACCCAGGCAGTACCATTTTCATGTTCACCATGGTGACCCATTCCAATATCGGCATAGAAAATACCATCATCAGGATCACTAAAAGCAGTAATTCTACCTTTACTTTCTTGAAACCATAGAACTCAGGAACGCGCTGCTTTTCTCCCCAGGCCAGCACGAGAGCTGGCAATAGAAAAAGTCCGATTTGCTGCATCCCTATAAATATCCTCATGGTGACCAAATTTTTAGGATGACCAGGATTCAGCCAATCAGCATTGAACATTTCTCCATACCAAAAGTACAAGCTCAAAACTGAGGCTAGACTTGCCAGTATAATCCCTGCAATGGCGTATAAACCCAGGGTAAGTAATTGTACATAAGGACTTTTTTCAA
It contains:
- a CDS encoding SusC/RagA family TonB-linked outer membrane protein, yielding MIKNFYKRRGGRNGITWLLAMLILLNSSTGFAFREMQMKMETLEFLLKRLEKQYKVNFVYDASEVNKNTSVEVNTESKSIDQVLKQLEPSGIAYVITGKKVILSKLIRPVSSNTKNKNITAKGSVKLKLSSGAADAVAGINVQEKGTKNGVSTNGNGEFSISVPEGATLVFSYIGYKSIEAQVTAAKTQFNIILEEDQNKLNEVVVTGYQTINKKLFTGSATSISGTDVKQDGVIDVTRMLEGKVAGVSVQNVSGTFGAAPKIRVRGATSISGENKPLFVVDGVVLEDVVNISNDQLSSGDASTLIGSSLAGINADDIESFNILKDASATALYGARAMNGVVVITTKKGRIGKTVVSYTGNFSTFLKPTYDTYNIMNSADQMSVYSEIARKGGLGISIANNADGGVYTKMWKLIKGYDKTSGEFGLNNTTQDRANYLGRFVNTNTDWFDLLFKNSLVQEHTVSISSGTEKARSYFSTGFYNDNGWSIADKVKRYTMNVRNDYKLSDRVSLGVIATGSLRQQDAPGTLGRTSNVVEGKYTRSFDINPFSYALNTSRALTAYDENGELDFFPKNYAPFNIIQEQENNKIKLDMLDMKLQAELGIKITENLNFKSLGALRYVKTTREHRVTEYSNMANAYRYAPTNTIRNKNDFLYKDPSHPEDIDKQIVLPQGGFYNRNDDNLLNFYVRNQLDWKKEINHKHLFSALAGQEIKFTDRKNSFSNGYGYQYDKGGVPFIDYRIIKQTLEGNFNYYGMNELYDRYASFFLNGTYSYSGKYVFSATARYDGSNRLGESAVARWLPTWTTSAAWNIDQEDFMKNVSQISYLKLRGGYGLTASMGSATNSSVVFQNSSTRRPVLSEVEPRIVIDDLENSELTWEKQYEANIGFDIGLFDSKINLSVDYYNRKGFDLISAIRTSGIGGQTTKLANYADMNSSGFEVTLGGPILRRNDFSWKTNFTFGYNTNKIVNLKSTPRIYDLIVPEGGPKLGGAVRGLYSIDFQALDKVGVPTFVNEDGEVSNSVYVQSSNSGFLKYEGSVDPTITGGLMNNFSYKDFTLNVFVSYQAGNKIRLNNAFQARYSDDDALPKEFLNRWSLPLDQNATNVPSVADYLLQNALNGKYPYTAYNYSTDRVADGSFVRLKSVSLAYNLPAKWIKSIGGNNLSLSLVGNNLWLIYADKKLKGQDPEFFSSGGVAMPIPKQITLSLKVGI
- a CDS encoding FecR family protein, translating into MEHQDHYSLIINALNHPEDTALQAQLSAWRGLNVANEEEYKSIKRIWEQSANVEERYTGRDLDQAVAAFTARLEEKIQYTAPAKTYKLWWRAAAAVLVFGMAGLWGYRELKSEAFIFRSTNDQQDSILLVDGSKIFLNKHTQIKYATTFSKSQRKFFLLKGEAFFDIAKDPAHPFTVLINKSAVQVLGTTFNIQNIDSTIALEVKTGKVMFESTDHDPGHILEKGMAIRFNQKTGKIQKYLGLDTQTNSNWLYKELNFVDATLPEVCALIEQQYGVKITIQGNISNIKKLNANFKNDPLADVLDVLKMTYKITIDHHDNQIIIKQ
- a CDS encoding CPBP family intramembrane glutamic endopeptidase encodes the protein MNFIDQERLEKSPYVQLLTLGLYAIAGIILASLASVLSLYFWYGEMFNADWLNPGHPKNLVTMRIFIGMQQIGLFLLPALVLAWGEKQRVPEFYGFKKVKVELLLLVILMMVFSMPILEWVTMVNMKMVLPGFLKPVEEWMRAQEDKNTETMVNLLKINDIGDYLISILLIAILPAIAEEMIFRGAIQRSLGRMFQNPHFVIWFTAFIFSAIHIQFYGFLPRLLLGAAFGYIYFWTQSLWYSMFAHFVNNAYAVTGAWYMQKNNIPLSEANKTTNFQWYGVLISVILTFLVFKYFKNKSLKADGKQLDKSI
- a CDS encoding RagB/SusD family nutrient uptake outer membrane protein, producing the protein MKKYNIYFILAVIFLFTGCKKYLEQVPDQRTKLNTPEKVSELLVTAYPRANLFLWSESMSDNVIDNSIAGAVNNINIGGYFWKDPEDISQDSPNYYWGACYTAIAAANQALDACNKATNPESYKAQKGEALVARAYAHFMLVTYYSKAYDPATAAVDPGIPYVTEPETVVLKNYERKTVAYVYEQIEKDLTEGLPLIVDNYAAPAYHFTKKAAHAFASRFYLNKREYDKVISEANETFPSNEFASNVRPWFAYANLDVSETRINYTAGTNPGNLLLGETVSRIANNYYNTRYSMPQVKLNNLTAPVGVNFSAFKKYSTSSTFYFVNKFYAHFVRTTINATTGTYYAMVPLLTTEEVLMNRAEANVMKGNYTAALADLNTLISVRVNGYVPATHDLTDAKIKNFYIATISDPQQAYLKAVLDFKAAEFVHEGMRWLDIKRLNIPVTHIDLDGTVRVLPANDPRRLCQLPPEVSLSGVELNPR
- a CDS encoding zinc-binding metallopeptidase is translated as MKKLNILLTAGLMLTLASCKKSENLNREIVGLGGDTWVNGPLDSWLAENFTKPFNIDVKYRWDGSELDLSKTLVPPRAEKVQPVMEIVKAGWIDVYTAEAGLGFIKQFAPRQYLLVGSLQYNAGGTVTLGEAEGGNRVTLFNINNFVKTDRNIIKPVLKTIHHEFTHILNQTISYAKEFEKITPGGYTADWNNTTLANANAAGYISQYAQAAPGEDYAEMTSIMLTEGKAAYDAKVNSIVLPKIDSIPDPANPPFIIQREIPNATAQAFIRKKEESVITYFKQSYGIDFAKLRNRTNYALSENAPVNLATIFGNARQFTSLSVDPDNNPGMSATFMTTWAAAKTGLAGLSSRVLNNFVVFFYPKAGELVLRVNYTSGTTAFAAHFVYKATYDANRNMTLSYLRRDGNGTTIAPGIVALTNYMTTGSFGMNYRYDANLLEYGQWFKTSDTNSSFFGTLGVIKY
- a CDS encoding phosphatidate cytidylyltransferase; the encoded protein is MKTRAITAFFFTIVMLGSMFLGPYVYSAFYLLLSLAALWEFFKLIKTTGIRPHRNIAMVAAALIFFMIAGYHFLQFETKFLLLLVPLIFAVFISELYKKDKIPFANISYTFVGFMYVTVPFCFFYALGFIGHIPDYSFHLPLAFMLMLWANDTGAYLFGSKFGKTRLFERHSPKKSWEGFFGGVFTSVVVAYILSIYFTELSFLTLGGMAVLISSFGTLGDLVESMLKRSLNVKDSGDILPGHGGLLDRFDGLLMSAPVVYVYLYLILY
- a CDS encoding putative signal transducing protein encodes the protein MENNWTKVFSTEDPFTAEILKQGLSENDIPAVVMNQQDSSYKVFGTIHILVHPDNVEKANAYIKDNEIA
- a CDS encoding RNA polymerase sigma-70 factor, which encodes MDGEGTISLLIEEEFLGENRENSVAVFTKLYRHYFKRLFMTSLKIVRDDYLAEEVIQDVFLRLWENENRFDQIAEFERYLYRSVGNESLNKLRNQKTQSKHYDQFSKAASPEFVNTLLEEEELKRKIAKAIESLPPQCKTVFKMNRFEGLKYRQIAEELQISEKTVEGHIAKALKILRANLLGILLLLSYLSWFLLEK